Proteins from a genomic interval of Equus quagga isolate Etosha38 chromosome 13, UCLA_HA_Equagga_1.0, whole genome shotgun sequence:
- the LOC124250868 gene encoding killer cell immunoglobulin-like receptor 3DL3, with amino-acid sequence MSPMIISLVCLEFFLVQRIWAQMGGQDKPSLSAWPSPVVPQGQHVNLQCHSLLGFDTFRLDKDDGAHIPELQGKTFRNNFLMGPVTPEYAGIYRCHGSYRHSPSVWSAPSDPLMIVVTGVYRKPSLLAQPSPLVQSGQNVTLKCCSEIVFDSFILHREGVMESPLHLVGQFHDGGSQATFFLGPVTIAHAGTYRCFGSINYSSYEWSTPSDPLNIKITGLYKKPSLLAQLSPMVRLGENVTLFCSSESSFDVYHLSRDEEAHEFWLAGGQSHNGAFQAIFPLGPVTPAHNGTYRCYGSFNNSPSVWSDPSDLLYLSVIGNSSSSWLLPTEQSSNTGNSKHLPVLTGSLVAIIFLAILLFFLIHHWCPAKKNAAIMDREPEVDKMVNREDRETEDPQEVTYAQLDHWIFTQKKVTPTSQRPKKSLTDTSVYMEFTTH; translated from the exons ATGTCGCCCATGATCATCAGCCTGGTGTGTCTTG AGTTCTTCTTGGTCCAGAGGATCTGGGCACAAATGG GTGGTCAGGACAAGCCCTCCCTATCTGCCTGGCCAAGCCCTGTGGTTCCTCAAGGACAGCATGTGAATCTTCAGTGTCACTCTCTTCTTGGGTTTGACACATTCAGACTGGACAAGGATGATGGAGCCCACATCCCTGAGCTCCAGGGCAAAACATTCCGGAACAACTTCCTCATGGGCCCTGTGACCCCAGAATATGCAGGAATCTACAGATGTCATGGTTCTTACAGGCACTCCCCCTCTGTGTGGTCAGCACCCAGTGACCCCCTGATGATTGTGGTCACAG GAGTCTACAGAAAACCTTCCCTCTTGGCCCAGCCGAGTCCCCTGGTGCAATCAGGACAAAATGTGACCCTGAAGTGTTGCTCAGAGATCGTGTTTGACAGCTTCATTCTTCACAGAGAGGGGGTAATGGAGAGCCCCTTACACCTTGTTGGGCAGTTCCATGATGGGGGCTCCCAAGCCACCTTCTTCTTGGGTCCTGTGACGATAGCCCATGCGGGGACCTACAGATGCTTTGGTTCTATCAATTACTCCTCCTATGAGTGGTCGACACCCAGTGACCCACTGAACATCAAGATCACAG GCCTCTACAAGAAACCTTCTCTCTTAGCCCAGCTGAGCCCCATGGTGAGGTTAGGAGAGAATGTGACCTTGTTCTGCAGCTCTGAGAGCTCATTTGATGTGTACCATTTATCCAGGGATGAGGAGGCCCATGAATTCTGGCTTGCTGGAGGGCAGAGCCACAATGGTGCATTCCAGGCCATCTTCCCTCTGGGCCCTGTGACCCCAGCCCACAACGGGACCTATAGATGCTACGGCTCTTTCAATAACTCTCCCTCTGTGTGGTCAGACCCAAGTGACCTGCTGTACCTTTCTGTCATAG GAAACTCTTCAAGTAGCTGGCTTCTACCCACTGAACAAAGCTCCAATACTG GTAACTCCAAACATCTGCCTGTTCTGACTGGGTCTTTGGTGGCCATCATCTTCCTTGctatccttcttttcttcctcattcatcACTGGTGCCCTGCTAAAAAGA ATGCTGCTATAATGGACAGAGAGCCTGAGGTGGACAAAATGGTGAATAGGGAG GACCGTGAAACAGAAGACCCACAGGAGGTGACATACGCACAGTTGGATCATTGGATTTTCACACAGAAAAAAGTCACCCCCACTTCCCAGAGGCCCAAGAAATCCTTAACTGATACCAGTGTGTACATGGAATTTACAACACATTAA